The window GGCCAGTCCGAGACTTCGAGCGGCCGGTCCAGCGGCAGATGTCCGCCGAGGCTCGACAGCGGATTGCCGTCGGCGACCAGCATGACGCGCTTCACCCCGGGCAGATTGGCGGCGAGGGTGCGCACCAGCGAACCGAGCGTCAGGTATTCGGCGCCCGCGCCACCACGAAAGCCCTGCTGGAACGCCCGCGACAGGTCCAGGGTGAGAAGCCCTCGGTCATCGAGATAGACATGAAGCACCGCGGTGCCGGGCGGCAGGGTTCGGATGCCCGAGCGCTGCGGTCCGCGCTCCAGCTGAGCGACGATCTCCGCGACGCGCTGATGGAGCGCCTCGGGCTCCACCACGTCGCGCGCCTCGCGCACCAGGCTGTCACCGTCCGCCGAAGCGAACCACAGCTCCACCGAATGGACGCCGGTGCTGACCGAATCCACGCCCGGCGGCGGCGGGGGAACCTCGGCGCGATGCATGAAACGCCACGCGGCCCACGCTAGCACAGCGATTCCGAGGCCCACAATCAAGAGTCGTCTCACGGTCCTCATCGCTGGCGCTGCCAGTTCTCGACGCCTTCGGCGATCGACGTGGCCAGATCGGTGATCCCGTTCGCGGAACGCAATCGGGCGAGATCCTCGTTCGAGGTGAGCGTCGCACATTCGAGCAGGAGCCCGGGCGCGTTCACTCCCAGCAGCGGGTACGCCAGGGTCTCGCGAAGACGCGCCGGCCCCTCGTCGCGCAGCTCGATCGACGCCATCACCGCTTCGGCGATTTCGCGCGCGCGCACCGCGTGCCGGGTGGCGACGTCACGCCACGGCAGGATCTCGATCGGCGCGGGAAATCCGGTCGCCGCAGCCGCCGTGGCTCCCGAGGTGGCGGGAGGACAGTAGGCGGTGAAGCCGCGGGCTCGCGAGCCCGGCAGGCCGTCGAAGTGGAGCGACAGCACCAGGTCGGCCCGCGAGCGATTCGCCGCCTCGGCGCGCTGATCGGCGGTGAGCGGCACGTCGGCGTCGCGCGTCAGGACCACTCGCGCACCGAGGCGCTTCTCGAGTTCGGGCTTGAGCGCGCGGGCCAGCGCCAGCGTGAGATCCTTCTCGATCGCCTCCCCCACGATGACGCCGGCGTCTTCGCCGCCATGGCCGGGATCCAGCACGATCACGTGAAGAGCGCGCGGCCCGGGCGGCCCTTCGGGAGCGAAAGTCTCGAGCAGCGTCCCGGGGCGGCGCCAGAACTCGAAGGTGACGCGGTCCGGGTCGCGCACGACGCGCCAGCCCACCGCTTCCGGCCCGACGGTCATCTCGAACGCGCTGCCCGAAGCGGTCGGCAGCTCGCGCAGCTTTCGCACCAGCGACGGCCCCGGAATCGTGTCGGGCAAGAGGCCGGCGAAGAATC of the Candidatus Sulfotelmatobacter sp. genome contains:
- a CDS encoding N-acetylmuramoyl-L-alanine amidase, with the protein product MTRVPGAPGFLRRAFAIAVLALAAGAVPAPRAGASEPPLSEPVQRLEGQPYVSGSALARLLQATRFWRADIRKMVLRSGNHRVVLTVDNPFVVVDDHTVRLPVPVRSLHGELQVPVALTDSLPRDSTLARLVLDPRGQRLVVVPPGGVVGSPRITSTEGITRVTFACEHSDQAKVVGRAHANFQVHLEGFFAGLLPDTIPGPSLVRKLRELPTASGSAFEMTVGPEAVGWRVVRDPDRVTFEFWRRPGTLLETFAPEGPPGPRALHVIVLDPGHGGEDAGVIVGEAIEKDLTLALARALKPELEKRLGARVVLTRDADVPLTADQRAEAANRSRADLVLSLHFDGLPGSRARGFTAYCPPATSGATAAAATGFPAPIEILPWRDVATRHAVRAREIAEAVMASIELRDEGPARLRETLAYPLLGVNAPGLLLECATLTSNEDLARLRSANGITDLATSIAEGVENWQRQR
- a CDS encoding GerMN domain-containing protein, which encodes MHRAEVPPPPPGVDSVSTGVHSVELWFASADGDSLVREARDVVEPEALHQRVAEIVAQLERGPQRSGIRTLPPGTAVLHVYLDDRGLLTLDLSRAFQQGFRGGAGAEYLTLGSLVRTLAANLPGVKRVMLVADGNPLSSLGGHLPLDRPLEVSDWP